The following proteins come from a genomic window of archaeon BMS3Bbin15:
- the pheS gene encoding phenylalanine--tRNA ligase alpha subunit codes for MQQEELHRHEKLVLKALDRLEIASPEEIVEEAGIELSSVNRAVSWLSLKGLVEVEDFEDKTLEIGEEGKVYVEKGLPERRALELLKEKGEIELKELNSVLSRDEVTIALGWLRRKNLAVIDSGVLKPTDKGIKERETPDENLLLRVMKEGRLLESTLSPELKQAAELLKGRKNVIKIHEVSHRKIKLTEKGKKTIKQGIKIEDEISQLTPEIIKNGTWKNMKFRRYSINTPAPELLPAKLHPLREIVEEIRWIFLKMGFNEISGPMAESAFWNFDALFVPQDHPAREMQDTFYLSNPEKAELPSDDIIEAVMSAHESGWKTESRGWRYRWSREKAMASVLRTHTTSTTIRYLAEGHELPFKVFSLGRVFRNERISFKHLPEFHQCEGIVAGDVSFSHLLGILKKFYSTMGFSHVRFRPAYFPYTEPSLEVEVFLEDKGKWMELGGAGIFRPEVTEPLGIHKPVLAWGLGLERLAMLRLGLKDIRQLYMSDFNWLRRAKVI; via the coding sequence ATGCAGCAGGAAGAGCTACATAGGCATGAAAAGCTTGTTCTGAAGGCTCTCGACAGGCTTGAAATAGCCTCTCCAGAAGAAATAGTTGAAGAGGCTGGAATAGAGCTTAGCAGTGTTAACAGGGCAGTTTCATGGCTTTCTCTTAAAGGACTTGTGGAAGTCGAGGATTTTGAGGATAAAACTCTTGAAATTGGAGAAGAAGGTAAGGTTTATGTAGAAAAGGGCCTGCCTGAAAGGCGCGCACTTGAACTGCTTAAGGAAAAGGGTGAAATAGAGCTTAAGGAACTCAATTCCGTTCTCAGCAGGGATGAGGTAACTATTGCTCTCGGCTGGCTGAGAAGAAAGAATCTTGCTGTAATCGACTCAGGAGTACTCAAACCAACCGATAAAGGTATTAAAGAAAGGGAAACGCCTGATGAGAACCTTCTTCTAAGGGTTATGAAGGAAGGCAGGTTACTGGAGAGTACTCTCAGCCCGGAGCTCAAGCAGGCTGCAGAACTTCTTAAGGGAAGAAAGAATGTAATTAAAATTCATGAAGTAAGCCACAGGAAGATAAAACTAACAGAAAAAGGTAAAAAAACAATCAAACAGGGAATCAAGATTGAGGATGAAATTTCTCAACTTACCCCTGAGATTATCAAGAATGGAACCTGGAAGAATATGAAATTCAGGCGCTATAGTATAAACACCCCTGCACCCGAACTTCTACCTGCAAAGCTTCACCCTCTGCGGGAGATTGTAGAGGAAATCAGATGGATTTTTCTTAAGATGGGCTTCAATGAAATATCCGGTCCGATGGCAGAATCAGCCTTCTGGAATTTTGATGCCCTCTTTGTGCCTCAGGACCATCCTGCAAGGGAGATGCAGGACACTTTCTATCTCTCAAACCCTGAAAAGGCAGAACTACCTTCCGATGATATTATAGAGGCTGTCATGAGTGCCCATGAAAGTGGATGGAAGACTGAAAGCAGGGGCTGGCGCTACAGGTGGAGCAGAGAAAAAGCAATGGCAAGTGTTCTCAGGACACATACAACCTCCACAACCATAAGATACCTTGCTGAAGGTCATGAGTTACCTTTTAAAGTCTTCTCACTTGGCAGAGTTTTCAGAAATGAAAGGATATCCTTCAAGCATCTGCCAGAATTTCATCAATGTGAGGGTATTGTAGCCGGTGATGTGAGTTTTTCTCATCTTCTGGGCATACTTAAAAAATTCTACAGCACAATGGGTTTTTCTCATGTGAGATTCAGGCCTGCCTACTTTCCCTACACAGAACCCTCTCTCGAGGTGGAAGTCTTCCTTGAGGATAAAGGTAAATGGATGGAGCTGGGAGGAGCAGGAATATTCAGACCTGAGGTTACCGAACCTCTGGGTATACATAAACCTGTTCTTGCCTGGGGCCTTGGGCTCGAGCGCCTTGCCATGCTCCGCCTTGGGCTAAAAGATATAAGACAGCTTTATATGAGTGATTTTAACTGGCTCAGAAGAGCAAAGGTGATTTAG
- the pheT gene encoding phenylalanine--tRNA ligase beta subunit has translation MAVIKLNLRDLNKLSGFEIEKEELMQRLPLLGCDIEGIDEDYIYVEFFPNRPDLYSVEGVARALRNFFGFEKGLREYKLLPPRTYIEVDESVEKIRPYVVSCEVENVRLNHELIQELMDLQEDLHWVLGRDRKKVSIGVHDSSGVKPPFRYTALGDRDIKFVPLGMEEEMSPVQILEKHPKGKAYAHIISGHSKYPFILDSEGNVLSLPPVINGELTKVSEKTEKLFVDITGTDFDLISKALNILSTAFLERGFRVYQVEVRYKNKTVITPDYTPEEKDISPDYVNNILGLSISGEEAAEALERMGYGVFSAGNSLKVKIPAYRSDIFHPVDIVEDIAIGYGYENFDAKLPDIATTGEENSLEEKCRKLRKLLVGYSLSEIMSLMLSNEKENFESMLVEGEAVTIKNPISEDHTIVRTSLLPSLLNVLRINRHHELPQKIFEIGDILIPCKELPEGAKAERHLAIVLIHSKAGFTEIKSMAEALMRDLGLEYKIEAEEHGSFIPGRCARIVAGGKPAGYFGELRPEVITAFDLEYPVVAMEINLEQI, from the coding sequence ATGGCAGTTATAAAGCTCAACCTGAGAGACCTGAATAAACTTTCAGGCTTTGAAATTGAAAAAGAGGAGCTTATGCAGCGTTTGCCCCTTTTAGGATGCGATATTGAAGGTATTGATGAGGATTATATATATGTAGAATTCTTTCCAAACCGTCCAGATTTATACAGTGTGGAAGGTGTGGCAAGGGCATTAAGAAATTTCTTTGGTTTCGAGAAGGGGCTCAGGGAGTATAAACTTCTTCCTCCAAGAACTTATATTGAGGTGGATGAAAGTGTTGAAAAAATAAGGCCTTATGTTGTCTCCTGTGAAGTTGAAAATGTCAGACTGAATCATGAACTTATTCAGGAGCTGATGGACCTGCAGGAAGACCTTCACTGGGTTCTCGGCAGGGATAGAAAAAAAGTTTCAATAGGTGTACATGACTCCTCAGGAGTTAAGCCGCCTTTCAGATATACCGCTCTCGGAGACAGAGACATCAAGTTTGTCCCTCTGGGCATGGAAGAGGAGATGAGTCCAGTGCAAATTCTCGAAAAACATCCCAAAGGTAAGGCTTATGCCCATATTATCTCTGGACACAGCAAATATCCCTTTATTCTTGATTCAGAAGGGAATGTTCTTTCCCTGCCTCCCGTAATAAACGGTGAACTAACAAAGGTGAGCGAAAAAACCGAGAAACTCTTTGTGGATATAACAGGTACTGACTTTGACTTAATATCTAAGGCTCTGAATATTTTAAGTACAGCCTTCCTTGAAAGAGGCTTCAGGGTATATCAGGTTGAGGTGAGATATAAAAATAAAACAGTTATAACCCCGGATTACACTCCCGAGGAGAAGGACATCTCCCCCGATTATGTGAATAATATTCTTGGACTTTCCATATCAGGCGAAGAAGCTGCTGAAGCTCTTGAAAGAATGGGTTACGGAGTTTTCTCAGCAGGAAACAGCCTGAAGGTAAAAATACCTGCATACAGGAGCGATATATTTCATCCTGTGGATATTGTTGAGGACATTGCCATAGGGTATGGTTATGAGAATTTTGATGCAAAGCTTCCTGATATAGCCACAACAGGTGAAGAGAACTCTCTTGAAGAGAAATGCAGGAAGCTGAGAAAGCTTCTTGTAGGTTATAGTCTCAGTGAAATTATGAGTCTCATGCTTTCCAACGAAAAAGAGAATTTTGAAAGCATGCTTGTTGAAGGAGAGGCAGTCACAATCAAAAATCCTATAAGTGAAGACCATACGATAGTGAGAACATCTCTTTTACCAAGTCTTCTGAATGTTCTGAGAATTAACAGGCACCACGAGCTTCCTCAGAAGATTTTTGAGATTGGAGACATACTCATACCCTGTAAAGAACTGCCAGAAGGTGCAAAAGCTGAGAGACACCTTGCTATCGTACTTATTCATTCAAAAGCTGGCTTCACTGAAATTAAATCTATGGCAGAAGCTTTGATGAGAGACCTCGGGCTGGAATATAAGATTGAAGCAGAGGAGCACGGCAGCTTTATTCCCGGAAGATGTGCCAGAATAGTTGCAGGAGGAAAGCCAGCAGGATACTTTGGGGAACTCAGGCCAGAAGTTATTACAGCCTTTGACCTCGAGTATCCTGTTGTTGCCATGGAGATTAATCTTGAGCAGATATAA
- the trpS gene encoding tryptophan--tRNA ligase has translation MAEFVVTPWEVTGEIDYEKLIDKFGTSPIDEALLKRIEKHTGKLHALLRRKIFYSHRSLNWIVNEYEKGNSFVLYTGRGPSGHTHLGHLMPWIFTRWLQEKFDVKLIFQLTDDEKFLFNPDLSLEDTRKFSYENALDIIALGFDPEKTEIFLNTEYIKIQYKIALNVAKKITLSTAKAVFGFKNETNIGMIFFTSMQSAPCFLESERENRAVPVLIPCAIDQDPHFRITRDVAPSLGYPKPALIHCKFFPSLAGGDKMSASKPETSIYTVDNPREARKKIMQAFTGGQESVELQRKVGGNPDVCSIYQYLYYFFEENDEKIKERYSACTSGELLCGECKKYLADRVEKFLVEHQKEREKAKELLEEFIVRD, from the coding sequence ATGGCAGAATTTGTGGTTACTCCCTGGGAAGTCACAGGAGAGATAGACTATGAGAAGCTTATAGATAAATTTGGGACTTCACCCATAGATGAGGCTCTTTTGAAGAGAATAGAGAAGCATACAGGGAAACTTCATGCACTGCTGAGGAGAAAGATTTTTTATTCCCACAGGAGTTTAAACTGGATTGTCAACGAGTATGAGAAGGGCAATAGCTTTGTGCTCTACACAGGCAGAGGGCCAAGCGGTCATACTCATTTAGGGCATCTCATGCCATGGATTTTCACCAGATGGCTTCAGGAGAAATTTGATGTAAAACTTATTTTTCAGCTTACAGATGATGAGAAGTTTCTCTTTAATCCAGACCTCAGCCTTGAAGATACAAGAAAATTTTCCTATGAAAATGCCCTTGATATAATTGCCCTGGGATTTGACCCTGAAAAGACAGAGATTTTCCTCAACACAGAATACATAAAAATTCAGTATAAGATAGCTTTGAATGTGGCAAAGAAAATAACCCTTTCTACTGCAAAAGCTGTTTTCGGATTTAAAAATGAAACAAATATAGGTATGATATTTTTTACAAGTATGCAATCCGCACCCTGCTTTCTGGAATCTGAGAGGGAGAACAGGGCAGTGCCCGTGCTTATACCATGTGCCATAGACCAGGACCCTCACTTTAGAATTACAAGAGATGTTGCACCTTCTCTTGGCTATCCGAAACCTGCTCTGATTCACTGTAAATTCTTCCCAAGTCTTGCTGGTGGAGATAAGATGTCTGCCTCAAAGCCAGAGACCAGTATATATACGGTGGATAATCCCCGGGAAGCAAGAAAGAAAATAATGCAGGCTTTTACAGGCGGTCAGGAAAGTGTTGAGCTTCAGAGAAAAGTGGGAGGCAACCCTGATGTGTGCAGCATATATCAGTATTTGTATTACTTCTTTGAAGAAAATGATGAGAAAATTAAAGAACGCTATTCAGCCTGTACTTCAGGTGAGCTTCTCTGTGGTGAATGCAAGAAATATCTTGCTGATAGAGTTGAAAAGTTTCTTGTCGAACATCAGAAGGAGAGGGAGAAAGCAAAGGAGTTACTCGAAGAATTTATAGTGAGAGATTAG
- a CDS encoding 50S ribosomal protein L40e — protein MARFPEAENRLFHVKICRKCKARNPWLADKCRKCGSKSLRTKKKEKR, from the coding sequence ATGGCAAGATTTCCAGAAGCAGAAAACAGGCTTTTCCACGTCAAAATTTGCAGGAAATGCAAGGCAAGAAACCCATGGCTGGCCGATAAGTGCAGAAAGTGCGGTTCCAAGTCACTCAGGACAAAGAAGAAAGAAAAGCGATGA
- the pcrB gene encoding heptaprenylglyceryl phosphate synthase, translating into MGGLLAQIIMKVLSYIEERLEKGSMHFTLIDPDKQSPDRAGIIAEEAERAGTAAIMVGGSAGIDLYTLDTTVKEIRKKVNCPVILFPGDVSGVSKFADAIFFMSLLNSQNTYYITGAQAVGAKAVKLAGVEPVPMAYLIVEPGGAVGWVGEAKPLPRNKPSLTAAYALAAQYLGFRLIYLEAGSGAPSPVPVELIEAVKATVDIPVIVGGGIKNREDAEKVIKAGADIIVTGTAVEEAENAYSKVKEIVQALGGE; encoded by the coding sequence ATGGGTGGTCTCCTTGCCCAGATTATTATGAAGGTTCTAAGCTATATAGAGGAAAGGCTTGAGAAAGGGTCTATGCACTTCACTCTTATTGACCCTGATAAACAGAGTCCCGATAGAGCCGGGATTATTGCAGAGGAGGCTGAAAGAGCTGGCACAGCTGCAATAATGGTAGGAGGAAGTGCAGGAATAGACCTGTACACCCTTGATACCACTGTGAAAGAAATCAGGAAAAAGGTTAATTGCCCTGTGATACTATTTCCCGGAGATGTTTCCGGCGTTTCAAAGTTTGCAGATGCGATATTCTTCATGAGCCTTCTCAATTCACAGAACACCTACTATATAACAGGGGCTCAGGCAGTGGGTGCAAAGGCTGTCAAGCTTGCCGGAGTTGAACCTGTTCCCATGGCGTATCTTATTGTCGAACCTGGCGGTGCAGTTGGCTGGGTGGGAGAAGCAAAGCCACTTCCCAGAAATAAGCCTTCTCTGACAGCAGCATACGCCCTTGCGGCCCAGTACCTGGGATTCAGACTGATTTACCTTGAGGCAGGCTCCGGTGCACCTTCACCTGTACCTGTGGAATTGATAGAGGCTGTAAAGGCTACTGTTGATATACCTGTTATAGTCGGAGGAGGAATAAAAAATAGAGAAGATGCTGAAAAGGTTATAAAGGCTGGAGCCGATATAATAGTTACAGGTACTGCCGTGGAAGAGGCTGAAAATGCTTATTCCAAGGTAAAAGAAATAGTACAGGCACTGGGTGGTGAATAA